The nucleotide sequence TGTTCGATAAGCTAAAAGAACTGACAAAAGATACTGCCATTTATGGAATCAGCACAATGATTGGCAGGTTCTTAAATTTCATTCTTGTTCCGCTTTATACAAATATTTTTTCTCCGGCAGATTACGGAATCATCCAACTGATTTACGCGTATATGGCAATACTTAATATTGTTTTCATTTACGGTCTTGATTCAGCATATCTCAAATTTGCATCCTTTAAAGATGTCGGAGATGATAAAGATAATTTTTCAACTCCGTATGTTTCAATTTTGATGACTTCTCTTCTGTTTGTTTTTTTAATAATAATGAATATCAGTGCAATCGGAAATTCTCTGGGAATTCCATCTGAATATCAATATCTGATTTATTTTGGTGCTGCAATTTTATTTCTTGATGCGAATGTAGTAATTCCTTTCCTGAAACTTCGGCTGGAAAGAAATGCTAAAATTTTTTCATTATACAGAATTATAAATATTCTCGTAAATATTCTGCTGAATGTTTATTTAATAATAATACTCAAATGGGGAATTAAGGCAATATTATTAAGCAACCTGATTGCATCTGCTGTTTCACTGCTGTTATTGTTACCAACTATCATTAAAAACTTTCGATTCAAATTTCATTCAGTTCTTTTTAAAAGAATGTTGAAATTTGGACTTCCTTTTCTTCCAGCAGGTTTTGCGGTTATGCTTGTTCAGGTTATTGATGTTCCGATTCTCGAAAAATTAACTGACTTACAAACCGTCGGAATTTACAAAGCAAATTACAAGCTTGGAATTTTTATGATGCTTTATGTAAATATGTTTCAGTTTGCCTGGCAGCCCTTCTTTCTTCAGAACGCAAAAGAACCAAATGCGAAAGAAATGTTTTCCAAGGTGTTAACTTACTTTACCCTGGCTGGAAGTGTTATGCTTGTTGTCGTTTCACTTTTTATATCAGATATTGCACAAATCAGAATTGCCGGCTTTTCTATAATTGGTTCTGAATACTGGTCGGGATTGCATATAGTGCCAATAGTGTTATTAGCTTATCTTATCAATGGAATGTATTCAGTATTTTCTGCAGGAATTTATATCGAAGAGAAAAGTATTTATGTTCCTTTTATTACGGGAGCCGGTGCAGTTGTAAACATAATTGTGAATTTTCTATTAATTCCGGTTCTTAGTTTGACAGGAGCCGCACTTGCAACATTTGCAAGTTATTTGGTGATGGCATTGGGTTATTATTTTGTAACGCAAAAATTTTACCAGATAAAATATGAACTGAAAAGGATTGGGCATATTCTGTTTGCAGTACTGATAACGGGAACTCTGTTCTATTATCTTCATTCATCAGGAAATTTATTGTTCGTGTATAAAATTTTAATCCTCATAATATTCTCACTGTATATTTATTTTGTGGCAGTAAATAGAAATGAAATCAATCTGATAAAAAATAAATTTGCAGAGAGCAGAAGAAAGAATAGCTGATGCCGCAGGAAATTGAAATTAAGTTTAAACGATTGAGAAAAGAATTAATCCATATTCCGTTGCCATCGTATGCAACAAGGGGAAGTGCCGGACTTGATATTTATGCAGCATTGGAAAAACCGATGAATATCACTAAAGGCTCAATTGAAATGGTTCCAACAAATATTTCTGTTGAAATTCCTGAAGGATTTGAAATCCAGGTTAGACCGAGAAGCGGACTTGCAGCAAAACACGGAATCGGAATATTAAATTCGCCTGGTACGATTGATTCAGATTATCGTGGAGAAATAAAAATTATAATTATTAACTTGGGTAAAGAAGATTTTGTAATTCAACCTGCGGAAAGAATTGCACAGCTTATTGTGTCGAAAGTTTACACGGCAAAATTTATTGAAACAGATGAACTGAATAATACTTCTCGAGGCAAAGGAGGATTTGGACATACTGGGCGATGAGTAAATAATTTTATCTCATTACATTGCATTTTAATTTTATTTTTCTGAAGTTGAGTT is from Ignavibacteriota bacterium and encodes:
- the dut gene encoding dUTP diphosphatase, whose protein sequence is MPQEIEIKFKRLRKELIHIPLPSYATRGSAGLDIYAALEKPMNITKGSIEMVPTNISVEIPEGFEIQVRPRSGLAAKHGIGILNSPGTIDSDYRGEIKIIIINLGKEDFVIQPAERIAQLIVSKVYTAKFIETDELNNTSRGKGGFGHTGR
- a CDS encoding oligosaccharide flippase family protein, translated to MFDKLKELTKDTAIYGISTMIGRFLNFILVPLYTNIFSPADYGIIQLIYAYMAILNIVFIYGLDSAYLKFASFKDVGDDKDNFSTPYVSILMTSLLFVFLIIMNISAIGNSLGIPSEYQYLIYFGAAILFLDANVVIPFLKLRLERNAKIFSLYRIINILVNILLNVYLIIILKWGIKAILLSNLIASAVSLLLLLPTIIKNFRFKFHSVLFKRMLKFGLPFLPAGFAVMLVQVIDVPILEKLTDLQTVGIYKANYKLGIFMMLYVNMFQFAWQPFFLQNAKEPNAKEMFSKVLTYFTLAGSVMLVVVSLFISDIAQIRIAGFSIIGSEYWSGLHIVPIVLLAYLINGMYSVFSAGIYIEEKSIYVPFITGAGAVVNIIVNFLLIPVLSLTGAALATFASYLVMALGYYFVTQKFYQIKYELKRIGHILFAVLITGTLFYYLHSSGNLLFVYKILILIIFSLYIYFVAVNRNEINLIKNKFAESRRKNS